Proteins encoded together in one Lathyrus oleraceus cultivar Zhongwan6 chromosome 5, CAAS_Psat_ZW6_1.0, whole genome shotgun sequence window:
- the LOC127082563 gene encoding uncharacterized protein LOC127082563 — translation MANRCQLSGPLVNKKTLSLQSRGGYNDKKKKKKKWSKGPQPPLTLSLRNKGKKETENSSSLTNHHILKHLIFFTTSQPRKPTTQLSPLSHYRCCTSFPHLHASTTNVDTSTTPHIITPLPQPPSEYMPSKHRHHTTPPTSIGMHIIKTLLSQPPSQTLRRRRDPLKHQNHRRGKTPPPTTFTAKQPTTTTTSSRPPFAPRTNFTPSASPANPNHRTMLLLEDVHMQLSPTLFKYLSSIWLW, via the coding sequence ATGGCCAATAGATGTCAGCTGAGTGGACCACTAGTAAATAAGAAGACTCTCTCTCTCCAATCGAGGGGAGGTTACAAcgataaaaagaaaaaaaagaaaaagtgGAGCAAGGGTCCACAACCTCCATTAACCCTCTCGCTGAGAAATAAAGGAAAGAAAGAAACGGAAAACTCTTCTTCACTCACAAACCACCATATTCTTAAACACCTCATTTTCTTCACCACATCACAGCCACGCAAGCCTACCACCCAGCTTTCGCCACTTTCACACTATCGTTGTTGCACATCATTTCCTCACCTGCACGCGTCTACCACAAACGTCGACACCTCAACAACCCCACACATCATCACACCACTCCCCCAACCTCCGTCAGAATACATGCCATCAAAACACCGTCATCACACCACTCCACCAACCTCCATCGGAATGCACATCATCAAAACACTGTTATCACAACCACCATCCCAAACCCTCCGTCGCCGGCGAGACCCCCTTAAACACCAAAACCACCGCCGCGGTAAAACCCCTCCTCCAACAACCTTCACGGCGAAACaacctacaacaacaacaacttccAGCCGACCTCCATTCGCGCCGCGAACAAACTTCACACCTTCGGCCTCGCCAGCGAATCCGAATCACCGTACAATGTTGCTTTTGGAGGATGTTCATATGCAGTTAAGTCCAACTTTGTTCAAATATTTGTCATCAATATGGTTGTGGTAG